CAATACTCTGCCGGAGCGCGGTCATAATATCCACCACCGGTTTCTCCTCTTCCGCAACGCTGATGACTTGCTTGCCCGCAATCTTTGCCTCGAGCATCTCGCGCAGCGCATCCCGGTAGTGGTCCGTCAAATCCAGCTCTTTCAAACTGGACGCCATGGATTCGACCAGGCTGACCGAGAGTTTGAGTTCGTCTTTGTTGACTTCCTTTTGCTCGATTTGGGGAACGCTCTCCATCTTTCGCAGCTCCTGCGGATTGCGCAGCTTGTAAAGTACGAGGCCGCCATCCAGGGGCGATATCATCACTACTTCTTCACGGTCGCGCAGAACGACCTTGCCGATGCCGACCTTGCCGCTGGCTTTGAGGGCCTCAGTCAGTAGGGAATAGGTCTTCGCCGCCACCGGCCCGTCCGGGCCCGCGAAATAAGGGGCGTCATAAAGTGTCGGATGAACTTCGCCGGCGTCGATGAATCCGGCAATCTCGATTACCTTCGTGCTCTTGAGCTTGATTTTCTCGAGGTCCTCTGGAGATACGATAACGTATTGTTCCGGCTCGAATTGGTACCCTTTGACTATCTCCTCCGTAGTGAGAGTTTTGCCGCATTTTTTGCACTTTTTATCGTAACCGACGGCGCCGTTATCCTCCTTGTGCAATTGATTGAACCGGATGGTTTC
This genomic stretch from Verrucomicrobiia bacterium harbors:
- a CDS encoding Ku protein codes for the protein MRSIWKGHIRFSLVTIPIRIYNAVDTEETIRFNQLHKEDNGAVGYDKKCKKCGKTLTTEEIVKGYQFEPEQYVIVSPEDLEKIKLKSTKVIEIAGFIDAGEVHPTLYDAPYFAGPDGPVAAKTYSLLTEALKASGKVGIGKVVLRDREEVVMISPLDGGLVLYKLRNPQELRKMESVPQIEQKEVNKDELKLSVSLVESMASSLKELDLTDHYRDALREMLEAKIAGKQVISVAEEEKPVVDIMTALRQSIERTKAQKKPMEKAKGEKKRPAEVKPAKQRKVA